A stretch of the Janthinobacterium sp. B9-8 genome encodes the following:
- a CDS encoding 5'-nucleotidase, which produces MPASLDGQLVIAISSRALFDFEAENQIFDQADDLPYMALQLEKIDEPAAPGMAYSLVKKLLAFNSPEHQRVEVVILSRNDPVSGLRVFKSCYTHGLPLLRGVFTRGRPAWSFLKPLQANLFLSADEADVRDALAADFAAARVYPKSASAEQHPDEIRIAFDGDAVLFSDEAERVFQQDGLLAFQAHESAKVQQPLPPGPFKSFLQALHRLQQDAGDAPMKIRTALVTARSAPAHERAIRTLMSWNIQIDEAYFLGGLEKGPFLKVFAPDLFFDDQTGHCDSAASVAPTAHVAAGISNYRPVAN; this is translated from the coding sequence ATGCCTGCATCACTAGACGGCCAGTTAGTTATCGCTATTTCATCCCGCGCCCTATTTGATTTTGAAGCCGAAAATCAAATCTTTGATCAGGCCGACGATCTGCCCTATATGGCTTTACAGCTGGAGAAAATCGACGAGCCTGCTGCGCCCGGTATGGCTTATTCGCTGGTCAAAAAGCTGCTGGCCTTTAATAGCCCGGAGCATCAGCGGGTGGAAGTAGTGATTCTTTCGCGCAACGATCCGGTTAGCGGCTTACGCGTATTTAAATCTTGCTATACCCATGGCCTGCCACTGCTGCGTGGCGTGTTTACTCGCGGGCGACCAGCGTGGTCATTTTTAAAGCCTTTGCAGGCCAACCTATTTTTATCTGCCGATGAGGCCGATGTGCGTGATGCGCTGGCGGCCGATTTTGCTGCGGCGCGGGTTTACCCAAAGTCTGCCAGCGCTGAACAGCACCCCGATGAAATTCGCATCGCCTTTGATGGCGACGCCGTGCTGTTTTCGGATGAAGCAGAGCGTGTTTTCCAGCAAGATGGCTTGCTCGCTTTTCAGGCGCATGAAAGCGCCAAAGTGCAGCAGCCTTTACCACCCGGCCCATTCAAATCCTTTCTACAAGCCTTGCACCGCCTGCAACAAGATGCGGGCGACGCCCCCATGAAAATCCGCACCGCCCTTGTAACGGCACGCAGCGCACCCGCGCATGAGCGAGCGATTCGCACCCTAATGAGCTGGAATATTCAGATCGACGAGGCTTACTTTTTAGGCGGCTTAGAAAAAGGCCCTTTCCTTAAAGTATTTGCGCCTGATTTATTTTTTGATGACCAAACAGGCCACTGCGATTCAGCCGCCAGCGTTGCGCCAACCGCCCATGTGGCCGCAGGAATTTCCAACTACAGGCCAGTTGCAAACTAG
- the argJ gene encoding bifunctional glutamate N-acetyltransferase/amino-acid acetyltransferase ArgJ produces the protein MPVNLPTLDPSQLYPVAGVELGIASAGVKTVGRKDVLVMRLAKGSRAAGVFTLNKFCAAPVRICRSHLSDSGEIRALVVNTGNANAGTGLDGYERAKEICFALAERLDISPAQVLPFSTGVILEPLPADKIIGALDAAISDLKPANWFEAANAIMTTDVAPKAASKKIVLDGKTVTLTGISKGAGMIHPNMATMLGYLATDAAVSQAVLQELVSWSSDRSFNSITVDGDTSTNDSFILIATGQAGNAEVTDTSSADFITLRDAVLEISQTLAKAIIRDGEGATKFITINVEGGIDRAECKAVGYAIGRSPLVKTAFFASDPNLGRILCAIGYSQVENLDVDKLEVWLDDVLVAKDGGRYAGYKEEDGQRVLKQSEISITVKLNRGLESATIWTCDFSYDYVKINADYRS, from the coding sequence ATGCCCGTTAATCTGCCTACACTCGATCCTAGCCAGCTTTATCCTGTTGCCGGAGTAGAACTCGGTATTGCCTCGGCAGGCGTTAAAACGGTTGGCCGTAAAGATGTGCTGGTGATGCGATTAGCCAAGGGCAGTCGCGCTGCTGGGGTGTTTACACTGAATAAATTTTGCGCCGCACCGGTGCGTATTTGCCGCAGCCACCTGAGCGACTCGGGCGAGATTCGTGCACTGGTGGTGAATACCGGTAATGCCAATGCGGGCACTGGTTTGGATGGCTATGAGCGCGCTAAAGAAATCTGCTTTGCACTGGCTGAGCGCTTGGATATTAGCCCGGCGCAAGTGCTGCCGTTTTCTACCGGCGTGATTTTAGAGCCGCTACCAGCCGACAAAATCATTGGCGCACTGGATGCGGCCATTAGCGATCTAAAACCGGCGAATTGGTTTGAAGCCGCCAATGCCATCATGACCACCGATGTGGCGCCCAAAGCCGCGAGCAAGAAAATTGTGCTGGATGGCAAAACCGTGACCCTAACGGGCATTAGCAAGGGTGCGGGCATGATTCACCCAAATATGGCGACCATGCTGGGCTATCTGGCGACCGATGCCGCCGTATCGCAGGCCGTATTGCAAGAGTTAGTCAGCTGGTCGTCAGATAGATCGTTTAACTCAATCACTGTGGATGGTGACACCAGCACTAACGACAGTTTTATTTTGATCGCTACAGGGCAAGCGGGTAACGCCGAAGTGACAGACACCAGCAGCGCAGATTTTATAACGCTGCGCGATGCGGTATTGGAAATCAGCCAAACACTGGCTAAAGCGATCATTCGCGATGGCGAAGGGGCAACCAAGTTCATCACCATTAATGTAGAAGGCGGCATCGATAGGGCTGAATGCAAGGCCGTTGGTTACGCCATTGGCAGATCGCCTTTGGTTAAAACAGCGTTCTTTGCTTCTGACCCTAATCTGGGCCGCATTCTTTGCGCGATCGGTTATTCGCAAGTTGAAAATCTGGATGTGGATAAGCTGGAGGTGTGGCTGGATGACGTGTTGGTAGCCAAAGATGGTGGCCGTTATGCGGGCTATAAGGAAGAAGATGGCCAGCGTGTGCTGAAGCAATCCGAAATCAGCATCACCGTAAAATTAAACCGTGGGCTTGAGTCTGCAACCATCTGGACTTGCGATTTCTCTTACGATTACGTAAAAATTAATGCGGATTATCGTAGCTAA
- a CDS encoding methyl-accepting chemotaxis protein, with protein sequence MKISHKVGLAAALVLLLTASLLSISQINQIRGTLRSQAESTITESSNVLARQIENWLNGKLQLIDLVAQNIDAKYSNEQIEQSFALPGLKDQFLLMFGGLEENGGKRITNDPTWNPPDWDARKRPWYPVAKAAAKAVLTEPYADAGSGEILISAVARFSDKGEFKGAFGGDLSLKTVSDAVNTLDYNHAGYAFLLSKSGKIISHPKPELNGKNYSDLFDGSSPALEKPLSPVQGSGKKLLVSFTPLSNLKGMDWYIGVVLDEEILMAEANALSWRSAVGTIVGVLLSMLILGLLMAKLLKPLEHLNHSLHEINRGEGDLTSRLPIIGNDEIAHVSQEFNYFLQTLQTLISEVKNSSVLVRESTVFTSDAANQASGRLQVQLQELDQLAVSMQDMSAKAEEVASNAQAAAQAAVTANDETESGVALVSRSTEAIQRLADEMNDTSQAINELAKLSQNIESILSVITSIADQTNLLALNAAIEAARAGEAGRGFAVVADEVRKLASLTQQSTREIRDMIDQLRTGVKQAEERMQQSSNTASITATEAGAANEMLGRIREGITRINNMNLQIAIAAGEQSSTTEVINRNTTNIRDISHAVANGADSQVKQCAVMVDQVSNQDQLLDRFKV encoded by the coding sequence ATGAAGATAAGCCATAAAGTAGGTCTGGCTGCTGCGCTGGTATTGTTGCTGACTGCCAGTTTGCTCTCTATCAGCCAAATTAATCAGATACGTGGCACTTTACGTAGCCAGGCCGAATCCACAATTACAGAATCGAGCAATGTGCTCGCCAGGCAAATTGAAAACTGGCTGAATGGTAAATTGCAGCTGATTGATTTGGTAGCCCAAAATATTGATGCTAAATACAGTAATGAGCAAATTGAGCAGTCTTTTGCTCTGCCCGGTTTAAAAGATCAATTTTTATTGATGTTTGGCGGCTTGGAAGAAAATGGCGGTAAGCGGATTACTAATGATCCGACATGGAATCCGCCAGATTGGGATGCGCGTAAACGTCCTTGGTATCCTGTGGCAAAAGCAGCGGCTAAGGCGGTGCTTACCGAGCCCTATGCGGATGCGGGATCGGGTGAGATTTTAATTTCTGCTGTGGCCAGATTCTCTGATAAAGGGGAATTTAAAGGCGCTTTCGGTGGAGATTTAAGTCTTAAAACGGTTTCAGATGCAGTAAATACGCTGGATTATAATCATGCGGGTTATGCTTTTTTGCTGAGTAAATCAGGCAAAATTATTTCTCATCCCAAGCCAGAATTAAATGGTAAAAATTATAGTGATTTATTTGATGGCAGCAGCCCTGCTCTGGAAAAACCCCTGAGTCCTGTACAAGGAAGTGGTAAAAAACTTTTAGTCTCTTTTACTCCCCTGAGTAATTTAAAAGGGATGGATTGGTATATCGGGGTAGTGCTGGATGAAGAAATATTAATGGCAGAAGCCAATGCGCTCAGCTGGCGCTCTGCGGTTGGAACGATCGTTGGCGTATTGCTTAGTATGCTGATACTGGGTTTGTTAATGGCTAAATTACTTAAGCCACTTGAACATTTAAATCATTCCTTGCATGAAATTAATCGGGGGGAAGGAGATTTAACCAGCCGCTTGCCTATTATTGGTAACGATGAAATTGCCCATGTTTCTCAAGAATTTAATTACTTTTTACAAACTTTGCAGACCTTAATCAGCGAAGTAAAAAATAGCTCGGTTTTGGTCAGGGAAAGTACGGTTTTTACTTCCGATGCGGCCAATCAAGCGTCCGGGCGCTTGCAAGTGCAATTGCAAGAGCTGGATCAGCTTGCAGTTTCTATGCAGGATATGTCGGCAAAAGCAGAAGAAGTGGCAAGTAATGCACAGGCTGCAGCGCAAGCGGCAGTGACGGCGAATGATGAGACTGAAAGTGGTGTGGCCTTGGTATCCCGCTCTACAGAGGCGATTCAGCGCCTTGCCGATGAAATGAACGATACCAGCCAGGCGATTAATGAGTTGGCCAAATTAAGTCAGAATATCGAATCCATTTTATCGGTTATTACCAGTATTGCGGACCAGACTAATTTACTTGCGCTGAATGCGGCGATTGAAGCGGCCCGGGCCGGGGAAGCCGGGCGGGGGTTTGCTGTGGTGGCCGATGAAGTGCGTAAATTGGCCTCGCTTACCCAGCAATCCACACGGGAGATTCGCGATATGATCGATCAATTGCGTACCGGTGTGAAGCAGGCTGAAGAGAGAATGCAGCAAAGCAGTAATACCGCCAGTATTACGGCCACCGAGGCGGGGGCTGCAAATGAAATGCTAGGCCGAATTAGAGAGGGTATTACCCGGATTAATAATATGAATTTGCAAATTGCCATTGCTGCCGGTGAGCAAAGCTCAACCACCGAAGTGATTAACCGCAATACCACTAATATCCGGGATATTAGCCATGCCGTGGCGAATGGGGCAGATAGCCAAGTGAAGCAATGCGCCGTTATGGTTGATCAGGTCAGTAATCAGGATCAATTATTAGACCGGTTTAAAGTTTAA
- a CDS encoding EamA family transporter: protein MPYLAFITVVWALSFNLIGVFLAGHVDSDFAVLSRVAIAGLVFLPFTRWAGISAMRKLGTMAAGALQFGITYLCLYRSFQFLSVAEVLLFTIFTPIYITLLDDLLQKYFNPRALAAALIAVLGSLVIRYNQIDSHALNGFLLLQLANLTFAAGQVGYRYLNKYYPDQQPQSASFGYFFLGALLITLPSFLIFGDASKLPQHMEEFAVLAFLGLAASALGFYWWNKGACLVDAGTLGAMNNMHIPVGLIINLIFWHQAQDIPRLMIGGGIMLLALLINKSAWQKKY from the coding sequence TTGCCTTATCTCGCCTTTATCACCGTTGTTTGGGCCCTATCGTTTAATCTTATTGGCGTATTTCTGGCAGGTCATGTCGATAGCGATTTTGCCGTACTCAGCCGTGTCGCCATCGCGGGCCTTGTTTTTCTGCCCTTTACCCGCTGGGCAGGCATTAGCGCAATGCGCAAACTAGGCACGATGGCTGCGGGTGCATTGCAATTTGGCATCACCTATTTATGCCTTTATCGGTCATTCCAGTTTTTAAGCGTGGCAGAGGTGCTGCTGTTTACGATTTTCACACCAATTTATATCACCCTGCTCGACGATTTATTGCAAAAATATTTTAATCCCCGCGCCTTAGCCGCAGCTTTAATCGCCGTATTAGGCTCTTTAGTGATTCGCTACAATCAAATTGATAGTCATGCCTTAAATGGCTTTTTATTATTGCAGCTGGCTAATCTCACCTTTGCCGCTGGGCAAGTGGGATATCGATATTTAAATAAATACTACCCGGATCAACAGCCGCAATCAGCCAGCTTTGGCTATTTCTTCCTTGGCGCACTGCTGATTACCCTGCCCTCATTTTTAATTTTTGGTGATGCCAGCAAGCTTCCTCAGCATATGGAGGAATTCGCCGTATTAGCCTTCTTAGGCCTTGCCGCATCAGCGCTTGGCTTTTACTGGTGGAATAAAGGCGCGTGCTTGGTCGATGCAGGCACTTTAGGCGCGATGAATAATATGCATATTCCGGTGGGGCTGATAATTAATTTAATCTTCTGGCATCAGGCGCAGGATATTCCGCGTTTGATGATTGGCGGGGGGATTATGCTGCTGGCGCTACTGATTAATAAATCGGCATGGCAGAAAAAGTATTAA
- a CDS encoding SemiSWEET transporter, which produces MSTLNLLGFAAGACTTAAFIPQVWQVWSTRSAKDISLGMYLVFVMGVLLWLVYGVFTKELPLIIANAITLALAGAVLAMKLYFERK; this is translated from the coding sequence ATGAGCACTTTGAATTTACTGGGCTTTGCTGCCGGAGCTTGCACTACTGCGGCATTTATTCCGCAAGTGTGGCAGGTGTGGTCTACCCGCTCTGCGAAAGATATTTCGCTGGGTATGTATCTGGTGTTTGTAATGGGGGTGCTGCTCTGGCTGGTTTATGGCGTATTTACCAAAGAGCTACCGCTGATTATTGCTAACGCCATAACGCTGGCCTTGGCTGGGGCGGTATTGGCAATGAAATTGTATTTTGAGCGGAAGTAA
- a CDS encoding DegV family protein: protein MRIGLVTDSCCDLPRDFLDQHQIVILPITIHGNDRTFIDNRDPAATRDFYRRQAAAGVADFESEPLSAEQIRELFLSRLVLEFDSVFCLTVMQSRSQIFNHCSQAARTVLTEYRPIREQAHITKPFSLRVFDSANIFAGQGLVVAEVARLISLQAPCSEIAKHIERVTQTAQGFLMPADLGQLRHQARRKGDKSVGFLSYALGSALDIKPVVRAYRGETTPVARIHGFNAGVEKLFSLAQAHLERGLIAPTICVSYGGDPAVVTDMPAYQKLKHACKQYAVQLLLCEMSTTAGVNIGSGGMAIAFASEIEAVLD from the coding sequence ATGCGTATTGGCTTAGTCACGGACTCCTGCTGCGATTTACCTCGCGATTTTTTAGATCAGCACCAGATTGTTATTTTGCCAATTACCATTCATGGCAATGACCGCACTTTTATTGACAACCGTGACCCCGCTGCCACACGCGACTTTTATCGCCGCCAAGCTGCGGCAGGTGTTGCTGATTTTGAATCAGAGCCCTTATCCGCCGAGCAAATCCGCGAATTATTTTTATCACGCCTTGTTTTAGAATTTGATTCCGTATTTTGCTTAACGGTGATGCAATCCCGTAGCCAAATTTTTAATCATTGCAGCCAGGCTGCCAGAACCGTTCTCACCGAATACCGGCCTATTCGGGAACAAGCCCATATCACCAAGCCTTTTTCATTACGCGTATTTGATAGCGCCAATATTTTTGCCGGCCAAGGCTTAGTAGTGGCTGAAGTGGCCCGTTTAATTAGCCTGCAAGCACCCTGCTCAGAAATCGCCAAGCATATCGAGCGAGTAACACAAACCGCACAGGGTTTTTTAATGCCAGCCGATTTAGGCCAATTACGCCATCAGGCACGGCGTAAAGGCGATAAAAGTGTGGGCTTTTTATCCTATGCACTGGGCAGCGCATTAGATATTAAGCCCGTTGTGCGCGCCTATCGCGGCGAAACAACACCGGTTGCACGCATTCATGGCTTTAATGCCGGTGTAGAAAAGCTATTCTCTTTAGCCCAAGCCCATCTTGAACGCGGCCTGATTGCACCCACCATTTGCGTAAGCTACGGCGGCGATCCTGCTGTAGTCACCGATATGCCTGCCTATCAAAAATTAAAACACGCCTGCAAACAATACGCCGTGCAATTGCTGCTCTGCGAAATGAGCACCACTGCCGGGGTTAATATTGGCTCTGGCGGAATGGCCATTGCCTTTGCATCTGAGATTGAGGCAGTGCTGGATTAA
- a CDS encoding HAD-IA family hydrolase, translating to MILTARAFLFDMDGTLVDSSSKVEAVWTAWCQRHGVDLNQVMAIQQGVRSEDTIRRVAPHLDAVLEGRWIDQYEAGDCEGIVEIPGAAKLLAALPEACWTVATSAGLALASNRLAYCQLPVPPHIVCAEDVSAGKPDPQAYRMAASRLNFAPSDCIAFEDAPAGVASALAAGCAVVQIGGAHKLHPDVLAVLPDWLGVTVAVDNGSLFLSLPK from the coding sequence ATGATTTTAACGGCACGCGCTTTTTTATTTGATATGGACGGCACACTGGTTGATTCATCAAGCAAAGTAGAAGCCGTCTGGACGGCTTGGTGCCAGCGCCACGGTGTGGATTTAAATCAGGTGATGGCGATTCAGCAGGGTGTGCGTTCAGAAGACACGATCCGTCGTGTGGCACCCCATTTAGATGCGGTGTTAGAAGGCCGCTGGATTGATCAATATGAGGCAGGGGATTGCGAAGGGATTGTAGAAATCCCTGGGGCCGCTAAGTTGCTTGCCGCCTTGCCTGAGGCTTGCTGGACGGTGGCCACTTCGGCGGGCTTAGCGCTGGCTAGCAATCGCTTGGCTTACTGCCAGCTACCCGTGCCCCCACATATTGTTTGTGCAGAAGACGTTAGCGCAGGTAAGCCGGATCCTCAAGCTTATCGAATGGCGGCTAGCCGATTAAACTTTGCACCTAGCGATTGCATTGCTTTTGAAGATGCACCCGCAGGGGTGGCCAGTGCCTTGGCTGCAGGCTGCGCCGTGGTGCAGATTGGCGGAGCACATAAATTGCATCCAGATGTCTTGGCGGTGTTGCCAGATTGGCTGGGTGTAACGGTGGCGGTGGATAATGGGTCTTTATTCTTGAGCCTTCCAAAATGA
- a CDS encoding AraC family transcriptional regulator — translation MLIREWVGNTQGQGWQYLYSKAQLCPFQWHYHPEFELTFTQHAHGTRYIGSDASAFTELDLALVAPNQAHTWHSAPEGDLKEVQVAYFTLEWLQTLAKQGAPELLPLCQWLGQIRMGVIFGPATCAELAPRFAQLHELRGLARLACLLEILSRLQQDPEQRLLQGEPHRGEQDRRLNAALGYLQAHFAQQVTLNDLAIAAKASTATIKRLFAEQMKTSFSALLAQIRISHACQLLLSSEQSIPALAQDSGFPSLSQFYRKFTELKGSSPACYRKQYRLPKPHT, via the coding sequence ATGTTAATCAGAGAATGGGTGGGGAACACTCAGGGGCAAGGCTGGCAGTATCTTTACTCCAAAGCCCAGTTATGCCCGTTTCAGTGGCATTACCATCCAGAGTTCGAGCTCACCTTCACCCAACACGCCCACGGCACACGTTATATCGGCAGCGATGCTAGCGCGTTTACTGAACTCGATTTAGCTCTAGTCGCCCCCAACCAAGCACATACCTGGCATTCGGCGCCGGAAGGCGATTTAAAAGAAGTACAAGTGGCTTACTTTACGCTGGAATGGTTACAAACCTTAGCCAAGCAAGGCGCGCCCGAACTATTGCCGCTTTGCCAATGGCTTGGGCAAATTCGTATGGGAGTGATTTTTGGCCCAGCCACCTGCGCAGAGCTAGCACCGCGCTTTGCCCAATTACATGAGCTGCGCGGCTTAGCACGGCTGGCTTGCCTGCTAGAGATTTTGTCCCGCTTACAACAAGATCCAGAGCAACGGCTTTTACAAGGCGAGCCTCATCGTGGGGAGCAAGACCGGCGCTTAAATGCCGCGCTTGGCTATTTACAAGCTCATTTTGCCCAGCAAGTAACACTTAACGATTTAGCCATTGCCGCCAAAGCCAGCACGGCCACCATCAAGCGTCTATTTGCTGAGCAAATGAAAACCAGCTTTAGCGCCCTACTGGCCCAAATACGCATCAGCCACGCTTGCCAGCTTTTGCTCAGCAGCGAGCAATCTATTCCTGCTTTAGCCCAAGACAGTGGCTTTCCCAGCCTTAGCCAGTTTTATCGTAAATTTACCGAACTAAAAGGCAGCTCACCCGCCTGCTACCGTAAACAATACCGCCTGCCCAAGCCCCACACCTAA
- a CDS encoding VOC family protein — MSALEAVEIKAFIPAKDYAISKQFYQDMGFTLASDTEGVAYFHYGNCSFLLQDFYEKDHVENFMMHLLVKDVVAWHAHLIAQDMVSKYQIHISDIETQPWKMLDFTVTDPGGVLWRIGQNIA, encoded by the coding sequence ATGAGTGCTTTGGAAGCAGTAGAAATTAAAGCGTTTATTCCTGCTAAAGACTATGCAATATCTAAGCAGTTTTATCAGGATATGGGTTTTACTCTGGCCTCTGATACAGAGGGTGTTGCATATTTTCATTACGGTAATTGCAGCTTTTTACTGCAAGATTTTTATGAAAAAGATCATGTAGAAAACTTTATGATGCATTTATTGGTTAAAGATGTGGTGGCATGGCATGCACATTTAATAGCACAAGATATGGTGAGCAAATATCAAATTCATATCTCTGATATAGAAACACAGCCTTGGAAAATGCTCGACTTTACAGTAACAGACCCTGGCGGCGTGCTCTGGAGAATTGGCCAGAATATTGCGTAG
- a CDS encoding zinc ribbon domain-containing protein YjdM — MANIPACPQCTLENTYPDADNYVCADCGFEWPMQEVASDDSDDTVVKDSNGTVLVDGDAVVLIKDLKVKGTSTVLKQGSKVKSIRLVSGGDHEVDCRMDAGNFMLKACFLKKA, encoded by the coding sequence ATGGCTAATATCCCAGCTTGCCCACAATGCACCTTAGAAAACACTTACCCAGATGCAGACAATTATGTTTGCGCAGACTGTGGTTTTGAGTGGCCAATGCAAGAAGTGGCGAGCGATGACAGCGACGACACGGTCGTAAAAGATTCCAACGGCACTGTGCTAGTGGATGGCGATGCAGTTGTTTTAATTAAAGATTTAAAAGTAAAAGGCACCTCCACCGTGCTAAAACAAGGCTCTAAAGTAAAAAGTATTCGCTTGGTGTCTGGCGGCGATCATGAAGTAGATTGCCGCATGGATGCGGGTAATTTTATGCTGAAGGCTTGTTTCCTAAAGAAAGCTTAA
- a CDS encoding head GIN domain-containing protein, translated as MNRLARLIFLGLFVFQFSNAHAFSLFTKTIQGSGKIEKQTRPLAAFTAISSETTGRVEVIQDNTESISIESDDNIIPVIETIVENGTLKIRHKKFDLETKTLNIIVHVKNINSLNLSGSGTITAPVLSAKKFSINVGGSGKILLNKLDAADLSVNLGGSGGAAIQSLKNEGLDLSLGGSGSFKAAGITNKLSISIGGSGRIDTAQLKAKEVSLSVAGSGQIIVAAQNKLSASVAGSGNIQYYGDPQTHLSMMGSGTLKRVGAFPI; from the coding sequence ATGAACCGCCTCGCTCGTCTCATCTTTCTAGGCCTGTTTGTTTTTCAATTTAGCAACGCCCACGCCTTCTCCCTATTCACTAAAACAATTCAAGGATCTGGGAAAATAGAAAAACAAACTCGCCCGCTTGCTGCTTTTACAGCCATTAGCAGTGAAACCACTGGCCGGGTAGAAGTTATCCAGGACAATACCGAAAGCATCAGTATTGAAAGCGACGATAATATTATTCCGGTCATTGAAACCATCGTGGAAAATGGCACACTTAAAATCCGCCATAAGAAATTTGATTTAGAAACTAAAACACTCAATATTATTGTGCACGTTAAGAATATTAATAGCCTTAATTTAAGCGGCTCTGGCACGATCACAGCCCCTGTATTGAGTGCAAAAAAATTCAGTATTAATGTAGGTGGCTCAGGGAAAATCCTGTTGAACAAACTAGATGCTGCTGATTTAAGCGTCAATTTAGGTGGCTCAGGTGGAGCAGCAATTCAATCATTAAAAAATGAGGGGCTGGATCTCTCTTTAGGCGGTAGCGGCTCATTTAAAGCGGCTGGCATTACGAATAAACTGTCTATTTCTATTGGCGGCTCTGGCCGAATTGATACTGCACAATTAAAAGCCAAAGAAGTGAGCCTTAGCGTAGCGGGATCGGGTCAAATTATTGTGGCCGCGCAAAACAAACTGAGTGCCAGCGTGGCTGGCTCGGGCAATATTCAGTACTATGGCGATCCGCAAACCCATTTATCTATGATGGGTTCAGGCACATTAAAACGTGTAGGCGCATTTCCAATCTGA